From one Rhodamnia argentea isolate NSW1041297 chromosome 1, ASM2092103v1, whole genome shotgun sequence genomic stretch:
- the LOC115726849 gene encoding pre-mRNA-processing factor 19-like isoform X2, with product MNCSISGEVPEEPVVSTKSGHVFEKRLIERYVSDYGKCPVTGEQLTMDDILPVKMGKIVKPRPLQAASIPGLLGIFQNEWDSLMLSNFALEQQLHTARQELSHALYQHDAACRVIARLKKERDEARSLLAQAERQIPMTASSDIAVNAPALSNGRKDEEPGYAGKKMRPGISSSIIAEITDCNLALSQQRKKRQIPSTLAAVEDVERYTQLSSYPLHKTGKPGITSLDICHSKDIIATGGIDTSAVLFDRSSGQIMSTLSGHSKKVTSVNFDAQGDLVLTGSADKTVRVWQGSEDGSYNCRHILKDHTAEVQAITVHATNNYFATASLDNTWCFYEFSTGLCLTQVEGASGSEGYTSAAFHPDGLILGTGTSNADVKIWDVKTQANVTTFSGHTGAITAISFSENGYFLATAAQDGVKLWDLRKLKNFRTFSAYDKDTGTNSVEFDHSGCYLGLAGSDTRVYQVASVKSEWNCIKTFPDLSGTGKVTCVKFGPDSKYIAVGSMDHNLRIFGLPSEDGAMES from the exons ATGAACTGCTCAA TATCCGGCGAGGTGCCGGAGGAGCCGGTCGTCTCGACGAAGTCCGGCCATGTCTTCGAGAAGCGCCTAATCGAGCGATACGTTTCG GATTATGGAAAGTGCCCAGTTACCGGGGAACAACTTACCATGGATGATATCCTCCCTGTGAAGATGGGAAAG ATAGTCAAGCCCAGACCTTTGCAGGCTGCCAGCATACCTGGGTTGCTCGGCATTTTCCAAAAT GAATGGGACAGCTTGATGCTTTCCAACTTTGCACTGGAACAACAACTGCACACAGCTAGGCAAGAGCTAAGTCATGCATTGTACCAG CATGATGCTGCTTGCCGTGTTATTGCAAGACTTAAAAAGGAAAGGGATGAAGCCCGATCATTACTTGCACAGGCTGAAAGACAGATACCCATGACAGCATCTTCTGATATTGCAGTGAATGCTCCTGCCTTGAGCAATGGGAGGAAAG ATGAAGAGCCGGGCTATGCTGGGAAGAAAATGCGACCTGGTATTTCTTCAAGCATCATTGCTGAGATAACAGATTGTAACTTAGCGCTTTCTCAACAGCGTAAAAAGCGACAG ATTCCTTCTACACTGGCTGCTGTTGAGGATGTGGAGAGGTACACCCAACTTTCTAGTTATCCACTGCACAAAACTGGCAAACCAGGCATTACATCTCTTGACATTTGTCATTCCAAG GATATCATTGCAACTGGTGGGATTGACACATCTGCTGTACTTTTTGATCGATCATCTGGGCAGATCATGTCTACACTATCTGGGCACTCAAAGAAG GTTACCAGTGTAAACTTTGATGCCCAAGGTGACCTGGTTTTAACTGGTTCTGCAGATAAG ACTGTGCGGGTGTGGCAAGGTTCTGAAGATGGGAGCTATAACTGTCGGCATATATTGAAAGATCACACTGCTGAG GTGCAAGCAATCACAGTTCATGCCACAAATAACTACTTCGCAACAGCATCTCTCGATAATACATGGTGCTTTTATGAGTTTTCTACTGGTTTATGTCTTACTCAG GTTGAAGGCGCTTCAGGATCTGAGGGTTATACGTCTGCAGCTTTTCATCCGGATGGTCTCATCCTTGGTACTGGCACCTCGAACGCCGACGTGAAAATATGGGATGTAAAAACGCAG GCAAATGTTACGACATTTTCTGGTCATACGGGTGCAATTACTGCTATATCTTTCTctgagaatggatacttccttGCG ACTGCAGCTCAGGATGGGGTTAAGCTGTGGGATCTGCGGAAGTTGAAGAACTTTCGCACATTTTCAGCGTATGACAAGGACACTGGGACAAATTCTG TTGAATTTGATCATAGTGGATGTTATCTTGGACTCGCCGGCTCAGATACAAG AGTATATCAAGTTGCCAGTGTAAAATCAGAGTGGAATTGTATCAAGACTTTCCCTGATCTGTCTGGGACAG GTAAAGTGACTTGCGTTAAGTTCGGTCCGGATTCAAAGTACATTGCTGTTGGATCGATGGATCACAATTTGCGAATCTTTGGCTTGCCTTCTGAGGACGGGGCTATGGAATCATGA
- the LOC115726849 gene encoding pre-mRNA-processing factor 19 homolog 1-like isoform X1 — MNCSISGEVPEEPVVSTKSGHVFEKRLIERYVSDYGKCPVTGEQLTMDDILPVKMGKIVKPRPLQAASIPGLLGIFQNEWDSLMLSNFALEQQLHTARQELSHALYQHDAACRVIARLKKERDEARSLLAQAERQIPMTASSDIAVNAPALSNGRKASLDEEPGYAGKKMRPGISSSIIAEITDCNLALSQQRKKRQIPSTLAAVEDVERYTQLSSYPLHKTGKPGITSLDICHSKDIIATGGIDTSAVLFDRSSGQIMSTLSGHSKKVTSVNFDAQGDLVLTGSADKTVRVWQGSEDGSYNCRHILKDHTAEVQAITVHATNNYFATASLDNTWCFYEFSTGLCLTQVEGASGSEGYTSAAFHPDGLILGTGTSNADVKIWDVKTQANVTTFSGHTGAITAISFSENGYFLATAAQDGVKLWDLRKLKNFRTFSAYDKDTGTNSVEFDHSGCYLGLAGSDTRVYQVASVKSEWNCIKTFPDLSGTGKVTCVKFGPDSKYIAVGSMDHNLRIFGLPSEDGAMES, encoded by the exons ATGAACTGCTCAA TATCCGGCGAGGTGCCGGAGGAGCCGGTCGTCTCGACGAAGTCCGGCCATGTCTTCGAGAAGCGCCTAATCGAGCGATACGTTTCG GATTATGGAAAGTGCCCAGTTACCGGGGAACAACTTACCATGGATGATATCCTCCCTGTGAAGATGGGAAAG ATAGTCAAGCCCAGACCTTTGCAGGCTGCCAGCATACCTGGGTTGCTCGGCATTTTCCAAAAT GAATGGGACAGCTTGATGCTTTCCAACTTTGCACTGGAACAACAACTGCACACAGCTAGGCAAGAGCTAAGTCATGCATTGTACCAG CATGATGCTGCTTGCCGTGTTATTGCAAGACTTAAAAAGGAAAGGGATGAAGCCCGATCATTACTTGCACAGGCTGAAAGACAGATACCCATGACAGCATCTTCTGATATTGCAGTGAATGCTCCTGCCTTGAGCAATGGGAGGAAAG CTTCTCTAGATGAAGAGCCGGGCTATGCTGGGAAGAAAATGCGACCTGGTATTTCTTCAAGCATCATTGCTGAGATAACAGATTGTAACTTAGCGCTTTCTCAACAGCGTAAAAAGCGACAG ATTCCTTCTACACTGGCTGCTGTTGAGGATGTGGAGAGGTACACCCAACTTTCTAGTTATCCACTGCACAAAACTGGCAAACCAGGCATTACATCTCTTGACATTTGTCATTCCAAG GATATCATTGCAACTGGTGGGATTGACACATCTGCTGTACTTTTTGATCGATCATCTGGGCAGATCATGTCTACACTATCTGGGCACTCAAAGAAG GTTACCAGTGTAAACTTTGATGCCCAAGGTGACCTGGTTTTAACTGGTTCTGCAGATAAG ACTGTGCGGGTGTGGCAAGGTTCTGAAGATGGGAGCTATAACTGTCGGCATATATTGAAAGATCACACTGCTGAG GTGCAAGCAATCACAGTTCATGCCACAAATAACTACTTCGCAACAGCATCTCTCGATAATACATGGTGCTTTTATGAGTTTTCTACTGGTTTATGTCTTACTCAG GTTGAAGGCGCTTCAGGATCTGAGGGTTATACGTCTGCAGCTTTTCATCCGGATGGTCTCATCCTTGGTACTGGCACCTCGAACGCCGACGTGAAAATATGGGATGTAAAAACGCAG GCAAATGTTACGACATTTTCTGGTCATACGGGTGCAATTACTGCTATATCTTTCTctgagaatggatacttccttGCG ACTGCAGCTCAGGATGGGGTTAAGCTGTGGGATCTGCGGAAGTTGAAGAACTTTCGCACATTTTCAGCGTATGACAAGGACACTGGGACAAATTCTG TTGAATTTGATCATAGTGGATGTTATCTTGGACTCGCCGGCTCAGATACAAG AGTATATCAAGTTGCCAGTGTAAAATCAGAGTGGAATTGTATCAAGACTTTCCCTGATCTGTCTGGGACAG GTAAAGTGACTTGCGTTAAGTTCGGTCCGGATTCAAAGTACATTGCTGTTGGATCGATGGATCACAATTTGCGAATCTTTGGCTTGCCTTCTGAGGACGGGGCTATGGAATCATGA